agaggggacagggggacaatGGGACaatgggacagagggacaggggacagaggggacagaggggacagagggacaggggacaggaggacaggggacagagggacagaggggacagagggacaggggacagggggacaggggacaggggacaggggacaggggacagggaaacGGGCTGGGGATTCTTCACCTGCCCGGGGGGGTCAGGGGCGAGGGACGGGGGGACGGAGGGATGGGAGGGACGGGGATCAGGACTGGGGACACCCAGCAGAGTTTGGGGCACCCAGGGGTGTTAGGGACACAGGGGCATTTGGGGACACCAGGAGTGCCAGCAACACCCAAAAGGATTTGGGAACAGCCAGGGACACCTGCCAGGATGTGTGGGcagcccagggatgctgggcacacccagcagggtttgggggCACCCAGGGGCATGGGGGGCACAGAGCTGGGTCAGGGGTgtttggggacacccagggccGTCCATCAGGACTTgagggtgctggggacacagcagcaTGCCAGGCCACCCaacaggatttggggacacccaggggtgccAGCGCCACAGACAGGTGCACTCATCAGGACTTGGGGGCACCCAagggtgctggggacacagagTGGACTAGGAGCATTTGGGGCAACCAGGGGCACTGAGGGCACAGGACTGGGCTGGGGCACCCATCAGGGTTTTGGAGCACCCAGGGATGCCAGGGACActcagcaggatttggggacacccaggggcactgggggcaccgAGCTGAACCTGGGGCATTGGGGGCACGGGGCTGAAtctggggcactgggggcaccaTCGGGGCATTGGGGGCACGGGGCTGAAcctggggcactgggggcaccaTCGGGGCATTGGGGGCACGGGGCTGAAcctggggcactgggggcaccaTCGGGGCATTGGGGGCACGGGGCTGAACCTGGGGCGCTGGGGGTACCATCGGGGCAACCAGGGGCACCAAGCTGAAcctggggcactgggggcaccaTCGGGGCATTGGGGGCACAGGGCTGAAcctggggcactgggggcaccaTCGGGGCGCTGGGGGCACCAAGCTGAACCTGGGGCATTGGTGGCACCATTGGGGCATTGGGGGCACGGGGCTGAACCTGGGGCGCTGGGGGCACCATCGGGGCGCTGGGGGCACGGGGCTGAAcctggggcactgggggcaccaAGCTGAACCTGGGGCATTGGGGGCACCATTGGGGCGCTGGGGGCACGGGGCTGAACCTGGGGCGCTGGGGGCACCATCGGGGCGCTGGGGGCACGGGGGCTGgcccagggccacccaggggatttgggatcagcgGGCACGACGGCAGAGCCCTCCCCGGCAGCCGCCCGGCCGTGCCCGCACTCACCCCCTGCACGCCGGGCGGGAAGACGTACTGGATGATGATGGTGCCGAAGGCCTCGTAGCCGGGCAGGGGCAGCGCGGCGTCGCGGCTGACCAGCATGCGGCCGTCGGGGGGCTGGTTGCCCACCAGCTGCCCGTAGAAGCGCCCGCAGACGGGGCAGGCGGAGCGCACCTGCAGCGCCCGGGCGATGCACTCCCCGCAGAAGGAGTGGCGGCAGCGCTCCAGCGTGCGCGGGCCCCGCATCTCGCCCAGGCAGATCGGGCACTGCCGCTCCGGCTCCTCGTCCCGCGCCGCGCCCGGGCAGCCGGCCGCGCCCGCGGGCGGCTCCGGCCGCGCccccggcggctccgcgggccgcTGGCCGCGCTTCTTGAGCTCCTTCTCGGTCTCCTTGAGCAGCGCCTTGAGCGCCTTGCGCGCCGGGCAGAGCGCGGCGCCGCCCGGGGGGgtggcacagagctgcagcacgtAGAGCTCGGGGGTCTCGCCGTCCACCAGGATCCGCACCCGCGCCTCCTGCGCCAGCAGCGCCAGGCGCGCCGCGCGCTCCCGCGTCACGAACTCCCACACGCGCTTCGGCACCGTCACCCGGCTCTTGGCGGGGCCCCCGCACCCCGACATCCTCGACAGCACGAACGACACTGCGGGCACAGCGCGGGCGCGtcggggcgcgggcggcgggcacCGCGAACTGGCACGGGCACCGGGGAACTGGCACGGGCACCGCAGAACTGCCACGGGCACCACGGAACAGCCACGGGCACCAGGGAACTGGCACGGGCACCCCACAACACCCCAGAGCAGCCACGGGCACCCAGAACTGCCACGGGCACCGGGGAACTGCCACGGGCACCCAGAACTGCCACGGGCACCCAGAACTGCCACGGGCACTCCACAACACCCCAGAGCAGCCACGGGCACCGCGGAACTGCCACGGGCACCCAGAACTGCCACGGGCACCCCACAACACCCCAGAACTGCCAcgggcacccaaaactgccacGGGCACCACGGAACTGCCACGGGCACCGGGGAACTGCCACGGGCACCGCGGAACTGGCATGGGCACCCCAGAGCAGCCACAAGCACCATGGAACTGCCACGGGCACCCAGGAACAGGCATGGGCACCCCACaacagcccagggcagccacGGGCACCCCACAACTGCCACGGGCACCGGGGAACTGGCACGGGCACCCAGAACTGCCACGGGCACCCAGCAACACCCCGGAACAGCCAcgggcaccccaaaactgccacGGGCACCCCGCAACTGCCACGGGCACTGAGGAACTGCCATGGGCACTGCAGAACTGGCACGGGTACCCCAGAACTGGCAagggcaccccaaaacacccacgggcaccccaaaactgccacCGGCACCCCACAACTGCCACGGGCAGCCCAGAACTGGCACAGGCACCCCACAACTGCCAagggcaccccaaaacacctgggAGTGAGAATGGGCACCCCAGAACAGCCATGGGCACCCAAAAACATCCAGGAGCGAGGCACAGGCACCCCACAACAGCCACgggcaccccaaaacagccACGGGCACCCCACAACAGCCACGGGCACCCCAGAGCAGCCAcgggcaccccaaaacacccatgggcaccccaaaacatgcatggacaccccaaaacagccacgggcaccccaaaaaaccaatgGGCAccaaccccaaaacacccatgggcaccccaaaacagccacgggcaccccaaaacaccaatgggcaccccaaaacacccatgggcaccccaaaacacccatgGGCAccaaccccaaaacacccatgggcaccccaaaacacccatgggcaccccaaaacacccatgGGCAccaaccccaaaacacccatgggcaccccaaaacagccacggacaccccaaaacacgcatggacaccccaaaacagccacGGACACCCCAATACACCcatgggcaccccaaaacacccatgggcaccccaaaacagccacggacaccccaaaacagccacggacaccccaaaacaaccatgggcaccccaaaacagccacggacaccccaaaacaccgGGGCTGGGCACATCCCCAGGGACCAGACCCTGCTGGCACCGTCACCCAACTCCTGGTGGGGCCCCCACACCCCGACACCCTCGACACCgcggggacaccccaaaagtgccaggctgggcacctTGAACCCCAGAGACTGGGCACAGACCCCCTAAACAcccggggacaccccaaatcgtcaggggatggagatggacccccaaaacctcctgaGCCTGGGCCCCACCTGCACCATCACCTGGCGGCCCCACTGCACCCCGACATCCCTGACAGCATGAACGGccctgggggaccccaaaactgccagGGACTGGGcacgggaccccaaaactgccagGGACTGGGCAcaggacccccaaaactgcCGGGGACTGGGCATGGGACCCCAAAAGTGCCAGGGACTGGGCAcaggacccccaaaactgcCAGGGACTGGGcacgggaccccaaaactgccgGGGACTGGGCATGGGACCCCAAAAGTGCCAGAGACTGGGCAcaggacccccaaaactgcCGGGGACTGGGcacgggaccccaaaactgccgGGGACTGGGCATGGGACCCCAAAAGTGCCAGGGACTGGGcacgggaccccaaaactgccgGGGACTGGGCATGGGACCCAAAAACTGCCAGGGATTGGGGATTGGACCCCAAAACCGCCAGGGACTGGgcatgggacccccaaaacccccagggACTGGGcacgggacccccaaaacccccagggACTGGgcatgggaccccaaaacccccagggACTGGACCCCACTGGCACCATCACCTGGTGGCCCCCACACACCCCAACATTCTTGACAGGACAAACCCaggggggacaccccaaaaccatcaaGGGCTGGCCATGGGGCACTttgaaccccaaaatctgggCATGGGACCTTCAGAGCCTGGGTACAGAGCCCCAGAATCCTGTGAGACCGGATATggaccccaaaaaactcccagagTCTGAGCATAGGACCCCAAAACTTCTGACACTGGGCATGGAccctcccaaacccctctgagaCTGGATATCGACCCCAAAAAAGTCCCAGAGATTGAGCACGGACCCCCAAAACTTCTGACACTGAGGATggatccccccaaacccctctgagaCTGGGCACgggccccccaaaacccctctgagccagggcatgcaccCCCAAACCTGAGTTTGGGCatggacccccaaaatcctctggcactgggcacttCAAGACCCCAGAGCCTGGGGACTGCgggtcaccccaaaacccagcgAAATCTGAAGgtgaacccccccaaaaccctgcCAGGCTGCCTGAGCCCGGGCATGGCACCCAGGGGGGCTCCTGAGGGGTCCCAGAGCCCCCTGCCCCCCTGGGGACGCTCACCCCCCCAAGGTGCCACCTCAAGGGTCAAACCTGTCCCCGTGCCCCGAATCTGGGACACCCCGGGGGTGTCACCACACCGTCACCCCCAAGGGtggggccagggctgggggtccccagcACCCCTGAACCCGGGGGGGGGTCCCACGGGTGAAGGTGCTCCAAGGGGGTCCCACAGCCCGGGGGGagggggtccccagggcacgGGGGGGAGGGGGTCACAGGCCGGGGGTCCCCAGAGCGGGGGGTCCCCACACCCACCTGGTGAGCCCATGGGGGACAGGAGCCGAGGCGATCAGCAGAGCCAcgagcccggggctggggggacacggggggacacggggggtcTCAGATGGGCCCCTCCACCCCCAGACCCAATTGGGGGGGCTCCTCAACCCCTCTGGACCCCCCCCGCACGGCACCCTACAAAAACAACAGCACCACcaccccccgtgtccccaggggaccccacagcacccagaggaccccacagcacccagggGACCCCGCGGAACCCAGGAGACCCCCGTGACACCCAGGGGACCCCGCGGCACCCAGGGGACCCCCGTGACACCCAGGGGACCCCACGGCACCCAGGGGACCCGGCAGCACCCAGGGGACCCCgcggcacccccagcccccaccAGCCCTTCGGGGGGGCAGCGGCTCCGGGGGTCCCCGGCCCCCCCAGACCCGTTTTCCCCTCGCTGCGAGGTGGGGCCCGCGGACCGGGGGGGATGAACGCGCCGCggcccccggtgccccccggtccccccggtgccccccggtgACCCCCGGTGACCCCCGGTGACCCCCATCCCCCCGAGGGCTCCACGGGGGACGCGGGGGGGGATGGGCCCGGAATGGGGGGGACAggcctgggggagctggggggtcCCGATGAGGCCCGGGGGGGGCACGGCaggcccgggggtcccggggggggcaCGGCaggcccgggggtcccggggcaggcccgggggtcccggggggggcaCGGCaggcccgggggtcccggggcggaCGGGCGGGCCCGGCGGTGACAGGTCgggcccgggggtcccgcggaGGCCGGGGCAGGCCCGGGGAAGGTCCGGATGAGACCCGAGGGGGAGCCGGTGAGTCCCGATAGGGCCCGGGGGGGTTCGGGGGTCCCGGTAAGGCCCGAGGGGATCGGGCAGGCCCGGGGAGGGGCCCGGGGGTCGCTGCGGTGCAGGCAggcccggggcgggggcgcgggcAGGGCGAAtggcggggccgagccggggcgggggcgcggcggggaggcCGGGGGGAGCCGGGGGGAGCCGGGGGGAGCCGGGGTGCCGCTGTCccgggtcccggtcccggtcccgcaCCCACCGGGCCCGGGCGGGCGCAGCATGGCGGGCGCGTCCGGCGGCTCACGTGaccgcgcggggcggggccgccatGGCAACGGGGGGCGGAGCGTTACCATGGCaacgggggcggggccgccatGGCAACGGGGCGGAGAG
This window of the Lonchura striata isolate bLonStr1 chromosome 27, bLonStr1.mat, whole genome shotgun sequence genome carries:
- the DTX3 gene encoding putative E3 ubiquitin-protein ligase DTX3: MGSPVSFVLSRMSGCGGPAKSRVTVPKRVWEFVTRERAARLALLAQEARVRILVDGETPELYVLQLCATPPGGAALCPARKALKALLKETEKELKKRGQRPAEPPGARPEPPAGAAGCPGAARDEEPERQCPICLGEMRGPRTLERCRHSFCGECIARALQVRSACPVCGRFYGQLVGNQPPDGRMLVSRDAALPLPGYEAFGTIIIQYVFPPGVQGVEHPNPGVRYPGTTRVAYLPDCPEGNKVLALFRKAFAQRLTFTVGTSLTTGRANVITWNDIHHKTNCTGGPQLFGYPDPTYLARVQEELRAKGITED